The following are from one region of the Dreissena polymorpha isolate Duluth1 chromosome 2, UMN_Dpol_1.0, whole genome shotgun sequence genome:
- the LOC127868213 gene encoding uncharacterized protein LOC127868213 — translation MVQCAAFGCNARPEKQTEKKGFFGFPKDESIRRKWILAVNSRRIIDGKVVDFTPSKYAKLCIKHFEDKCFVHPPSVMASAGFGMRLSLHPDAVPTLFPDTDNFKALQPKALKPDELGAPKRKRDTYGAFAKRNRKTVDEVLKLAESELSAESLVAETPASLDEPDLLTPSHCSKATQTTETVVFRPTENKGFNIKPDRKNKNVQAIANMVDSATEPALFDSEAEVEGHFEEEDTEDDIHDDDFDSSEKDPDWEPDYDSEEELMSDDEEEEEEVWNSNPEYPDRPYFVYESCLLPLLLMCSVCGDKCSITRKSVRGGQLKISTLCGTGHIRNWDSAPTVNGTPLINLLGAGAIFFSGVSIRQFLNCLDFLKVPFIKYRTFTRIQSSYILTAVDNIWKRTQKKMFQMCEGRSLRLGGDARHCSPGHTSKYGSYTLMDLETGHVLDVQLVQSNEVKNSNAMELEGLKRALSNLFNNGLNVSDLVTDRHVQVRKFMREEMGRVRHWFDAWHMAKGIKKKLMALGKKKTCELVGQWAQSIANHLYYCAASSAGNGDMVVARWMSIGNHVSDIHEGHGDLFPKCLHSPIQRNWIKKGSKAHKELLLVIGSKRLLSDIRMLSPAEQTSMLEAQHKVVCQFAPKFVCFSYAAMKQRLHLAALHSVSNAHRKHAETKNGEKRYRISYPKYKAGHHVVKPVKEACNYDYVTELMVELLQLKQQFKSTRIAKQASSSILFSPPPLASSAKKILKNEAVQLHRSRFN, via the exons ATGGTGCAATGTGCAGCGTTTGGCTGCAATGCTCGACCTGAAAAGCAAACGGAGAAGAAAGGATTCTTCGGCTTCCCAAAGGACGAAAGTATTAGGCGAAAATGGATTCTAGCCGTGAATTCACGAAGGATTATCGACGGAAAGGTGGTTGACTTTACGCCAAGCAAATATGCAAAACTCTGCATAAAACATTTTGAGGATAAGTGCTTTGTCCACCCCCCGAGTGTGATGGCGAGTGCGGGCTTTGGGATGAGACTGTCGCTGCATCCTGATGCAGTGCCAACTTTGTTCCCTGACACGGACAACTTCAAGGCATTACAGCCGAAAGCCCTAAAGCCAGACGAGTTAGGAGCCCCCAAACGGAAACGTGACACCTATGGTGCTTTTGCCAAGAGAAATCGCAAAACG GTGGATGAGGTACTGAAGTTGGCAGAGAGTGAGTTGTCTGCAGAATCACTAGTCGCGGAGACTCCTGCAAGCCTTGACGAACCTGATTTGTTGACACCCAGTCATTGTTCAAAAGCTACTCAGACTACAGAG ACGGTAGTGTTTCGACCAACTGAAAATAAGGGTTTTAACATAAAACCAGACCGGAAAAACAAAAACGTGCAGGCTATCGCCAACATGGTGGACTCGGCTACTGAACCGGCTTTATTTGATTCTGAGGCTGAGGTCGAGGGACACTTTGAGGAGGAAGACACGGAGGATGATATCCATGATGATGACTTTGACAGTTCAGAGAAGGATCCTGATTGGGAGCCTGATTATGACTCTGAGGAGGAATTGATGTCAGATGATGAGGAGGAAGAAGAGGAGGTTTG GAACAGCAATCCTGAATATCCTGACAGACCTTATTTTGTATATGAGAGTTGTTTGCTCCCGTTACTGCTTATGTGCAGTGTTTGCGGCGACAAATGTTCCATTACTCGTAAGTCGGTGCGTGGGGGACAGCTGAAGATTTCCACTCTCTGCGGAACCGGTCACATTAGAAACTGGGATAGTGCTCCGACAGTCAATGGAACACCTCTCATAAACCTTCTTGGTGCTGGAGCAATATTTTTTAGTGGCGTTTCAATAAGACAATTTTTGAACTGTCTGGACTTTCTCAAAGTGCCTTTTATTAAATACAGAACATTCACACGCATCCAGTCATCTTACATCCTAACAGCAGTTGATAACATCTGGAAACGAACCCAGAAAAAAATGTTCCAGATGTGCGAAGGCCGTTCTCTGAGGCTAGGAGGTGATGCTCGCCATTGTTCCCCAGGCCATACATCCAAGTATGGATCCTACACACTGATGGACCTGGAAACTGGACATGTCCTTGATGTGCAGCTTGTTCAG AGTAATGAAGTAAAGAACAGCAATGCCATGGAGCTGGAAGGTCTCAAGCGGGCACTCTCAAACCTGTTCAACAACGGGCTAAATGTATCAGACCTGGTTACTGACCGCCATGTCCAAGTCAGGAAGTTCATGAGAGAGGAGATGGGCCGGGTTCGCCATTGGTTTGATGCCTGGCATATGGCTAAAG gGATCAAAAAGAAGCTGATGGCACTTGGAAAGAAAAAAACGTGCGAACTAGTTGGACAGTGGGCTCAGTCAATTGCGAATCACCTGTATTATTGTGCAGCTTCAAGTGCTGGCAATGGTGACATGGTGGTCGCGAGATGGATGTCCATTGGAAACCATGTTTCCGACATACACGAAGGTCACGGAGACTTGTTTCCGAAGTGCCTCCATAGTCCCATACAGAGGAACTGGATTAAGAAAG GCTCGAAGGCGCACAAGGAATTACTGTTGGTCATCGGAAGCAAGCGCCTTCTCTCTGACATTCGCATGCTGTCACCAGCTGAACAGACCTCGATGCTGGAGGCTCAACACAAGGTGGTCTGCCAATTTGCGCCAAAATTTGTCTGCTTTTCATACGCAGCAATGAAACAGAG ATTGCATCTGGCAGCCCTGCATTCCGTTTCTAATGCGCACAGGAAACATGCAGAGACCAAGAACGGCGAAAAGCGCTACAGGATTTCGTATCCAAAGTACAAGGCGGGACACCATGTCGTGAAACCTGTTAAAGAGGCCTGCAATTATG ATTATGTCACAGAGCTAATGGTTGAATTGCTGCAATTAAAACAACAGTTCAAGAGCACCCGGATTGCTAAGCAGGCATCTTCTTCCATTCTGTTCTCTCCACCACCATTAGCATCATCTGCGAAGAAAATTTTAAAGAATGAAGCAGTGCAGTTACACCGCTCTAGGTTTAATTAA
- the LOC127868217 gene encoding uncharacterized protein LOC127868217, producing the protein MIAAAAVLCDMLAHVCIFSDNLQGDVYFTLVNEKASALVDKLHDLIERFRRVGQGEADIGLQFSKVECLWQEIDDRTDLSRHLRGPPSVTIHQFAEEFAIPIVHSLIGEIEDAFQCSEVLQSFAVFNLRNVPDSVAEVVNNFGQEKCYNRTVR; encoded by the exons ATGATTGCTGCAGCTGCAGTTTTATGTGACATGTTAGCCCATGTGTGTATTTTCAGTGATAATCTCCAAGGGGATGTTTACTTCACTCTGGTAAATGAGAAAGCTTCA GCACTTGTAGATAAACTTCATGATCTTATAGAGAGGTTTAGAAGAGTTGGCCAGGGTGAAGCTGATATTGGTCTTCAATTTTCTAAAGTGGAATGTCTGTGGCAAGAAATCGATGACAGAACAGACTTGTCAAGACACCTAAg GGGTCCACCATCAGTTACCATCCACCAATTTGCTGAAGAGTTTGCCATCCCAATCGTCCACTCATTGATTGGTGAGATTGAAGATGCCTTTCAGTGCTCTGAGGTGCTGCAGTCCTTCGCAGTATTCAATTTAAGAAATGTTCCGGATAGTGTGGCAGAAGTTGTCAATAACTTTGGGCAG GAGAAATGCTACAACAGAACAGTTAGATGA